A region of the Synechococcus sp. PCC 7502 genome:
AGATTGAGAAGGATTTCCCTGTAAACCCATGCTGGCATCTCCGTAAATAAGTCCCCGATGTGCTTTTCCCATAAGGTCAGCTAGGTTACTTAATTGTTCACGCACAGCCTGCTGCTCCGTAATGTATTCTGGGCTAGCCAACCGTAGGGCAAACATGGCAATCCGTTGGGATAGCATGCGTTGGCGACCACTAATATTCACACTGACAGCATTCATGTTTACATCCATATTTCTCTCAAACTGACTTAATAGTACTCATTTTTGCTGTGATCACCTAATTTAGTATGGGTTTGACATGGAGTCTAATAACCGTGATTTGACAGCCCGTCTTTTGACTTTTAGATCAACGTAGTTTCACAATAGATGTAATTTTGATTATCTGGAGAAAATGCTGAAGTGAAAAAAGTTATATCTGTAGTGCTGCTATGTATGTTTCTGCTGGGATTTAGCCAGCCCGCCTTTGCCGTGGATTTAGAATCTGGAGCAAAAATCTTTAAAGCTAACTGTGCTGCTTGTCATGCTTTAGGACGCAACAATGTGGTGGCAGCTAAAACCTTAAAAAAAGATGCCCTAGAACAATATGGAATGTATTCTGTTGATGCCATTATCACCCAAGTAACCAAGGGTAAAAATGCCATGCCAGCGTTTGGTAAGAAACTGAAAGCTGATGAAATTGAAAACGTTGCTAATTATGTTTTAGCTCAGGCTGACGCTGGTTGGAAGAAAAAGTAGGTAGATAAAAAGCTAGTGATCCAAAAAGTTAGGGTTGTATTCAGAGTTCTAGTTGCAGTATTTGTGATCGGGACTCTTTTATTTTTTTCTGCTGCTTTCGCCTATTCAGCCAATTCTTCTAGTAGTTCCCAATCCAGTGATTTTGACAGGGGAATTCAGCAAATTCTAACTAATGATTTTTCTGCTGCGATCGCCAGTTTTAGTAAGTCCATTGATAGCAAGACTAGTGTAACTTCTGCATATGCTAATCGGTGTTTAGCATACCTGCACCTGCAAAAGTATAAACTGGCAATATCAGACTGCACGATCGCCATTAATACCCAAAGTAATCCCGAATCCTCCTTAAATCGAGGCTTGGCATATTACAATTTGGGAAAATACCGAGAGGCAATCGGTGATTTCGATCAAGTTTTAACGATTAACCCGGATTTTCGCGCCTACTATAATCGAGGACTGGCAAGGTTTGCCTTAAATCAATTACCACAGGCGATCGCTGACTATGATTTAGCTATAAACGTAATCAACCATAATGATCCGCAATTATCGGAAATATATAATGAGCGGGGCTTAACTTACTTTTTCCTCAAAGATATGGGTGCCGCCTTACAAAACTATACCCAGGCAATCTTAGCCAATCATCAAAGCGATCGGGCATACTTTAATCGGGGCTGTGCCTACCAAAAACAAAGAAACTATGTTGCTGCTGCCCAAGATTTTAGTCAAGCTCTTAGGATCAATGCCCATAATCCTGAAGCTTTAATCAGTCGGGCGATCGCCTTTCAGAATCTAGGAAAAAAATCTGAGGCAATTGCCGATCTTAATGCTGCTGCCCAAGAGTTTTTAGCAAAAGGACTAATGGATGACTATGCCTACGCCCTTGATCTAGCAAAACAGTTAAGTGATCGCACTACTACAGCCTAAAAATAGCTTAAAAAGTATCAGATTGTGATTGTAGATACTCTAAAAAATCGAATACCTCTGATGCACTTAACTGATCACGGGAACTCTTTTTATACTTGCGTTGGAGATAATCTTTTCCCTGTTGTTTTGTCCAGCCAATTCTTTCCATTTCTACCATAATTTGTGACAACTGACTGGATAGATCAATGGGTTCTGATTTATGTTGCTCTGGTTTTGCGGACTTTACAGCCGTAGGGCTTTCATATTTATCCGCATAACTATCAAGGGCTTGTTGTTGAAACTGCTGGGATTTATTTGCCTTACCAGATACTTCAGGTTCATATTTTTCTGTGTATTTAGGCTGAATATAACTAGAAGGCTGCTCCTTAGATTCGTTAGCAGATTGATTAGATGCAAAGGATGATTCAAAAGTTGTACTGGTGGCAACAGATTCTAAAAGATGTGCTGCTGACTTTGTTGGTGCTTTAAGGGCGGGTTGGTTGATTTGCGGCATCAACGTGGCTTGGATACCATAACTACTCTCAAAGGTAATGCCAAGGGTAGTTAAAGCTCGTTTTATCGCTCGATCCTCTGCAGTTTCCAGATCGGAGTCTACCGCCGTAGCTGTACTCAAAACCAGATCGTGATCTTTAATAATCGCTCGAAAGGTATGCAGCCCATCAACTTTAGCCAGCATTTCGGTTACGATACTACCTTGGGGATATTGGGAACGGAACTGAGAAAATACCATTTCCATGATTTATCAACAATTCAATACGGTTCTATAGTAAATCTGTTACTGAATCTATAGCGAACCACCTAGACCTAATAGTAGCATTTACAGGGTTTAAAGCTCAAAATCATCGTCATCATCGCTAAAAGTTGCCAGTTCAGCCTGAATATCTCGAAAGAAGTCGGATTCTGTAATTTGTGATACTTGTTTTTGGCGCTTCACCTCATCGATTTCAATTTTTAAGTCTTCTAACTGTTGTTTTAAGGATGTTTCTGCCAGTTTTGCTTTGGTATAGTCATCGGCAATACCTTCGTAATAAAGAATATTTTGATCGGCATCACGGACAATTCTGACGCTTTCTCTGATCCATATAATCGAGCGATCGCGTCGGTAAGCTTGGTATTCAAAACCTGAAACCTCATCAGAGTTGGTCTCAGAAAAAAGTAAATTCAGTTCAGTTAAGCAATTGGGACTAACATATAAACTTTCCCCCGTTTGCTCTAAATGGGTAATCAAATCCTGCGGTGATTCATAACCAAACATCTCTGCAAAAGACGGATTCACACTTAAAAATTTCCCCTTAGGAGTCATTTGAAAAATTCCTTCTACCGCATTTTCAAAAATACTGCGATAGTTTGCCTCGGCAATCCTCAATTCGTCGGCAATGAGACGGTACCTTTGTTCGCTGGCTTTAAGTCTGTCCACATAAATAAACGCAGTCATCCCCAGTCCTGTACTAACTACACCTATAATCGGCGGTATAAGGGGAATCCACCAACTAAGTACAATAAATGCGCCATAATCACTCAGGGCGATCGCTCCCACAGTTAAAATTACACCACTGAGGTTAGCTAGCCAAAATTGTTGAGCCGTGCGAAAATTTCGTAGTTGCCATGTAAAAATACCGATTCCAACAGTCCAAACAATAATCCATAGGTATTCCCAAGGTTTCTCCCAAGTCGTAATACCTTCTCTCCCATCGATCGCAGCAGCTAAAACTTGACTAGCAACTTGAGCATGAATTTCCACACCCGCCGTTTGGCTAAAGCTAGTGCCAAAGTTACGATCTAAAGGAGTAGAGAAAAAGTCCTTTAAACTCACTGCCGTCACCCCAATTAGCACTAGGCGATCGCTAAATAAATCTTGGGGAATCTTATTTTGCAGCACATCTCGTAAACTAACCGTGCGAAATCTTGGCTCAGAACGGCGGTAATTTAATAAAACTTGATCACCTAAATCCTCAGCCCCCACATAACCACCATCATTACTCTTAAAATAATGGGGAGATTGCACAGCTTGGGGATAGCGCACATTAGGTTCGGCATTCAGAAACTCTAATGCTGTATATAATCCTAAGCCTAAAATTGACTGCCCTTTTTCTAGCTCTGCCCCCCAAAAGCCCCGTCGAACTACACCATCATTATCAATAATTAGCTCAGCTGCACTTACCTGTCCTTGATCTTGGAGGGTTGGAGGAGGAGCGATCGCCCCAGTCCCAGATTTAATTGTTCTGACTCCCACAAGATTAGGAGTAGTCTTAAACACTTTAACTAATTCATCATGTCCAGGTTCAACGGGTAGATCTCGCACAATATCCAACCCAATTGCCCTAGGTTTTTGTTGACGGATTTTTGTAATTAACTCAGCAAGAATGCGATCGCTTATGGGATATTTTTCTAAGGTTTGAAGGTCAATTTCATCAATGCCAACAATAATTACCCGTTGATCTTGAGGTTCACTAGGACGTAACTGTAACAACTGATCATAGGCAAACAGTTCAGAAAGTTGCAAAAACCCCAATGCCCTTAAAGCAATAACCAATAATACGGTAATTGGCGTTACTACCAGAACCCCTCGCCACGCCCAAATTTGGTTACGGATTTTTGCACGCATTAGCAACTCAGTTAGTTAATCGGTTTGCAGCATTTTAGCAGGGGCTGGTTAGCGATCGCTTCAAATTTCACGGATTTCAATAATTCTCGCATCTGCACTGTGGCTTCTGGGGCTTTATCATCAACAAGAGTTTTAAGCATATCTAGCCAAATACCCTCTTGAGCATAGGTTTCTGCCGTTTGAGGCTGGCTATTAACCTTTGCACTTAAGCTGACTCGCCGCACAAATCCCTTAAGCTCGTTTGTCCCCTCAGTATTTCTAATTACCACCCGCCACTGATAATTTTTGCCAGTCTCTAAATTAGGAGCATCATTGGGCAGATTAAATTGGACAATACCACCAGTTGCTGTTAAATCAAAAGTAGTTTGAAAAACCTTATCATCCTGTTGATCAAATAGCTGAAATAGGGCTTTACCTTCTTTCATACTGGGAACATAAAATAAAAAACTAGGCTTTGCCGACGCGGTTAAGGGAATAGTATCAGCAGGAACCAGAACAATAGGGCAGTTACTTTTACATGAATCCGATCTAGTGGTTCCCCCCAAGGAGTTTTGGGGAATACCCATGCCTGTGCGAGGTTTGTAAAAAAATCTCTGAAACTGACTAGGGTTGGCACTGCTCTCCAGACTTGGGGCAAGAAGAACAGCTAATAATAAAGAGCTAACTAGTAAAGGCTTGGCGATCATGGTTTTACTCCTAGGGAGAAAATTAAGCATAAACATCGATTGGAACTATAACCTACAATATCGATTAAGGCAGATTAAAGCTGTGAGTTATATCACGAGACTTAATACTATTAATCACCCAATAAAATAACTAGTATCTAAATTTCAGAAAAATCTTAATCTTTACTCTTGTCATTTTTGGTAACTCTGCTAATATGTATAAACCCCAAAGGGCGATTAACTCAGTTGGTAGAGTGGCTCGTTTACACCGAGTTTGTCGGGGGTTCGAGTCCCTCATCGCCCATAGCTATTCGTATCTTAATCTTTTGAGTAAATTCCCTAAGATTTAAGCAGGGTATCCAGTGCTAGATTTAACTTCAGCACATTTACTCCTTCTTCGCCAAAAATGCCAAGGAAACGTCCATCGGTATTCTGCTGAATCA
Encoded here:
- the petJ gene encoding cytochrome c6 PetJ, with protein sequence MKKVISVVLLCMFLLGFSQPAFAVDLESGAKIFKANCAACHALGRNNVVAAKTLKKDALEQYGMYSVDAIITQVTKGKNAMPAFGKKLKADEIENVANYVLAQADAGWKKK
- a CDS encoding tetratricopeptide repeat protein — its product is MIQKVRVVFRVLVAVFVIGTLLFFSAAFAYSANSSSSSQSSDFDRGIQQILTNDFSAAIASFSKSIDSKTSVTSAYANRCLAYLHLQKYKLAISDCTIAINTQSNPESSLNRGLAYYNLGKYREAIGDFDQVLTINPDFRAYYNRGLARFALNQLPQAIADYDLAINVINHNDPQLSEIYNERGLTYFFLKDMGAALQNYTQAILANHQSDRAYFNRGCAYQKQRNYVAAAQDFSQALRINAHNPEALISRAIAFQNLGKKSEAIADLNAAAQEFLAKGLMDDYAYALDLAKQLSDRTTTA
- a CDS encoding CHASE2 domain-containing protein; the encoded protein is MRAKIRNQIWAWRGVLVVTPITVLLVIALRALGFLQLSELFAYDQLLQLRPSEPQDQRVIIVGIDEIDLQTLEKYPISDRILAELITKIRQQKPRAIGLDIVRDLPVEPGHDELVKVFKTTPNLVGVRTIKSGTGAIAPPPTLQDQGQVSAAELIIDNDGVVRRGFWGAELEKGQSILGLGLYTALEFLNAEPNVRYPQAVQSPHYFKSNDGGYVGAEDLGDQVLLNYRRSEPRFRTVSLRDVLQNKIPQDLFSDRLVLIGVTAVSLKDFFSTPLDRNFGTSFSQTAGVEIHAQVASQVLAAAIDGREGITTWEKPWEYLWIIVWTVGIGIFTWQLRNFRTAQQFWLANLSGVILTVGAIALSDYGAFIVLSWWIPLIPPIIGVVSTGLGMTAFIYVDRLKASEQRYRLIADELRIAEANYRSIFENAVEGIFQMTPKGKFLSVNPSFAEMFGYESPQDLITHLEQTGESLYVSPNCLTELNLLFSETNSDEVSGFEYQAYRRDRSIIWIRESVRIVRDADQNILYYEGIADDYTKAKLAETSLKQQLEDLKIEIDEVKRQKQVSQITESDFFRDIQAELATFSDDDDDFEL
- a CDS encoding DUF928 domain-containing protein, producing MLNFLPRSKTMIAKPLLVSSLLLAVLLAPSLESSANPSQFQRFFYKPRTGMGIPQNSLGGTTRSDSCKSNCPIVLVPADTIPLTASAKPSFLFYVPSMKEGKALFQLFDQQDDKVFQTTFDLTATGGIVQFNLPNDAPNLETGKNYQWRVVIRNTEGTNELKGFVRRVSLSAKVNSQPQTAETYAQEGIWLDMLKTLVDDKAPEATVQMRELLKSVKFEAIANQPLLKCCKPIN